In Actinomycetes bacterium, a single window of DNA contains:
- the cysD gene encoding sulfate adenylyltransferase subunit CysD, whose amino-acid sequence MSTAAETAIAPDAVLDALEAEAIHVFREAAGAFRRPVMLYSIGKDSSVLLHLAVKAFAPGKVPFPMLHIDTTWKFREMIEFRDRMAREKGVQLLVHTNQEGVAEGVTPFTHGTHEYTRIMKTVALREALDEGGYDAAFGGARRDEERSRAKERVFSLREPGHRWEPRKQRPEFWRTANTQLAEGQTMRVFPMSNWTELDVWRYIQRENIEVVPLYFSEERPVVERDGQLIMVDDDRYPLEDGEQPQQRKVRFRTLGCYPLTAAVESDAADLDDLLAEMLVDRRSERSGRLIDGEGGGSMESKKTEGYF is encoded by the coding sequence ATGTCCACAGCCGCTGAGACGGCCATCGCCCCCGACGCGGTCCTCGACGCCCTCGAGGCGGAGGCCATCCACGTCTTCCGCGAGGCCGCCGGTGCCTTCCGCCGGCCGGTGATGCTCTACAGCATCGGCAAGGACTCCTCGGTCCTGCTGCACCTGGCCGTGAAGGCCTTCGCACCCGGCAAGGTGCCCTTCCCCATGCTGCACATCGACACCACGTGGAAGTTCCGGGAGATGATCGAGTTCCGCGACCGGATGGCCCGGGAGAAGGGTGTGCAGCTGCTGGTCCACACCAACCAGGAGGGCGTCGCCGAGGGCGTGACGCCCTTCACCCACGGCACCCACGAGTACACCCGGATCATGAAGACCGTGGCGCTGCGCGAGGCCCTCGACGAGGGCGGATACGACGCAGCCTTCGGTGGTGCCCGGCGGGACGAGGAGCGGTCGCGGGCCAAGGAGCGGGTGTTCTCGCTTCGCGAGCCGGGCCACCGCTGGGAGCCCCGCAAGCAGCGACCCGAGTTCTGGCGGACGGCCAACACCCAGCTCGCCGAGGGTCAGACGATGCGGGTGTTCCCGATGTCCAACTGGACCGAGCTCGACGTGTGGCGCTACATCCAGCGGGAGAACATCGAGGTCGTCCCGCTCTACTTCTCGGAGGAGCGTCCGGTCGTCGAGCGCGACGGCCAGCTGATCATGGTCGACGACGACCGCTACCCGCTCGAGGACGGCGAGCAGCCGCAGCAGCGCAAGGTCCGCTTCCGCACCCTCGGCTGCTACCCGCTGACCGCCGCGGTGGAGTCCGACGCCGCCGACCTCGACGACCTGCTGGCCGAGATGCTCGTCGACCGCCGCTCGGAGCGCTCCGGGCGGCTGATCGACGGCGAGGGCGGCGGATCGATGGAGAGCAAGAAGACCGAGGGGTACTTCTGA